A region of the Ischnura elegans chromosome 11, ioIscEleg1.1, whole genome shotgun sequence genome:
GCACACACAGTGGAATTCTGACTGTAATCCATGGAAATTCCGTGATGTAAATACAATGGATCCATGTGGAAAATTGTCATGGAATCTATGTGTAATTCATGGAAAATTGTCATGGAATCCATATGTAACCCATGGAAAATTTCCACTTGGAAATCCCTCGAAAAAATGTTATGGAATCCATGTATACTCAATTTATGAACTATTCCATATGAACTATAATTCAATTAACATACAAAATGTGACATAagacattttatatttcaattgaattgatgacttaagtcatattttatattttaattgaatccCAGTTTGAGAGAGAAGATGCATCTCCttataaatgtgtatttttctttttctctacaGAGGAAAAAGACCTTTACATTCCAATTGAGAATGACTACTTCCTCATCCGTTTCCTGAGGCCATGCAAATTCTATCCTGAAAGTGCCTGTGATTTGGTAAGCATTATGATTATGAAcgatttaacccttaaccagtgacgtgcaattcttgttacactaccagtgacgtgcggtctgggagaccgctataactcaaaaattcataaaatattgctacgccattgttattgttttatttaatttttctttgaatgcttaactattttaaaacttatatgtattaaaatttttaccctcccaatacgaaccaatttgtcataaaaaattgtgatttgaagcaggatcaaaaatctgatgccaaaaacacttgagttataattattatatatttatgtatcaatatttcaccagattcaaaaaaggccttaaatgttaaagttggaaggctaagtagtaagtagccatgaaatttatcccgcttattccttttcttgatgcattcttagtaagtgacgtgcggtctcacagaccgccaGTGGCGGATGCAGAAAGCACTCAAGGGGGgtcgcaaaagatatattgagttgcctatacttttatcatgataaaaaataatcaagtcacaggcagagtaaaataaaattttaatttaagtaattatacacatacagtgaaacctctattttacacttttgaatggaccacttacaaaaagtacaaaattgaggatattgtaaaatagagtatcattatttaatggcggtattgtttgggacctgataaaaatggtgcaaaatcagggaaaatgtataatgggggaatgtaaaatcgaggtttcactgtatataagacaatgccatcttatgatataaaaaagtcacaattgtggttctgcaatgtttggcaatacggccggacccgcaagggaggggcgcgcgccccccatctctATCCGCCACTGCAGACCGcaaatcgagttcaattgcaaatttacagaaattaataaaaggaacgttaaattttaagagtgggatgtccttgttatgcaaaagtatgaagctaacgagaattatagatattctGAAATcttaactttgaaaatattcataattttagaaacgcagcggtctctcagaccgcacgtcaccggttaagggttaataagctaatgaaatattgataaaatgttgACAATTGTATTTCCGTTTGCTTTACATGCAAATgatcaataaattgaaattcagGGTATACTCAAATGTGAGTACACAGTAACCATTCATTTAAAGTGtgtttgcaaaaataatattttgtttttactaaattattacatatttaaatttttttctatcattgatATTGTCTACCAATTATTTGATGCAGTCTCACTTGAACCCCTGGACTGAAAGGCTTTTaaatgcctttgtttttgtttttttttcatatatattttggtCTAATTAAGATTAttcattaacaaaataattatattgatcATTACAGTAGATTTACGAAATGTTGCGGAAACGCAACAGTGGGAATCAATTGGTTAAAATTAAGTTCAACTGAAGTTGTCATATTCAATGCTGCTGCTTGGTTTAGGTGAATATAGAAGAGTGTATAATGATtgtaattttaattctttgatgaaagaatgtttttccttcttttcagaTAAAGCGCTACTACGCCTTCAAAATcaagcatgaaaaaatatataaaaacttgaAGCCGTCCACGGagaagaacatttttgaaaacaatatcCTAACAGTTTTACCCAATAGGGATCAAATGGGACGTAGGATTCTAGTCTTGGAGCTGGGAAGTGAGTTAAATGCCCctctatatttttgaaattcatccTTATGATGTGTATGCTCTCagggtcaaaataaaaaaaaatctaagGGATTTCTAATAGAGATAATGTCCATTATGGGAGGGGCCCATGAGTAGGAGTTACACTGTGTACCTTATCTCCCAAACATTTCGGGGTGATTTGGAGCTGCTGCCACCCAGTgcttaatttccaaaattttaggtACCAGAGTGAGTACCCACACTGACATAGGCAAATCTAGGGgagggcatgggggcacgtgcccccccagacccttaacactagaactaccgatggagtcattttgactcctcgcgatttctTTGAAAAgcgtgtactattttattttctagaatattttaatcgctaagccttattttgtgacaaaaatgaataaaagtcacggaatttcaggtcagaatccggaaaattttagtcaggatggagaaataaaaatcgcgaggaggcaaaatgactccatcggtagttctagtgttaaaatatatgcaagatttttaatacgatcccattatcTTTGCACTCGTTTTgaattacgaggtatccttgtgcccccccccccccccccataaagaaatcctggatctgcccctgcccaCACATTTAATCCACATGTGATTCtaaaaatcttccaatttttttgctgccctcggtggcaccggggtaaagtccctgactgctaacctagaggtcgcgggttcgaatcctgcctgggtggATTGACCAGTTGACCACcatccaaggcatggatgtttgtgattgtcaatcaagttaattgtaagagaggacaatgctgtcctaaattcgcttgaaaatagagacaaaattataattattattaaatttttcaaaactttttgctaaaaaaatgaaaggatatCATGTATCTTATTGCATATTGTATGTAACCGTACAAACATacccaattaaaaatattaaattgatgaTTCCTCGAAAAATTTTACTAGCTGTAAAATGCCTAGTTAAGGAATCCAGTGTCAGATGATATGAAATTTGCCTCTGGATTATTCTTGCCATTTGATCATGATGTAAAATGTTTGTCGGATGAAAATCTTGGCTACATTTCTTTATATAGCATGTCCTTATTAGTTGACATTGTCAcatgaaaacatatttccaaGGACtggtgaatttattttgttactgagtattttaaatgaaaaaaaggaatggtCTTGgttgcaaatagggtagtttccttcatcaaagaaaatgaaaggcattgatagcgatttgttacccaccattagtgtattcacaatgtacaaattatttggttttagaaatcccagtttagacaaatgttaatggtcaattttaacctcatttgaaaaatgccaatttggcgcccatgcaatgccactccatgtgacgtcacagggacctagtttctatacgagtagataggagttttacatcatctgagattaccaatgcatgcatgagtcacagagctcagggaaacatctcttaataatcacctattaaaattgcctaaggtcgggaagtttccctcgtttgatagggtactaataatccttatttaagcccagcgctacctgctagcagcctgcatcgtagcggcgctcatagctccgcaccatggtggcctcacactgtggcagcgggaaccagaatgatgtcacacaggcttttcccagcattcatacttagccatcgtgtttttgcgtgcttgaaaatttacacttttcatttagttgcaaaaaatagatacggtcatttaaaaatctaaaagggtgaaatacgtactccaggagtgataatcttttgatttagctaataaaaaaataataggaaaccaccctattcaattaTTACGTATGCATGGACTAGATAAACTGTAGCATTAATACATTCAGTAATAGCATTTAGCCTTAGCTCCATCTCTATTCATGGATAGGTTTTCCAGTACATTCGATAATGATTTAGATTTTTGTGGAACTGGccaattttattctaaatatcaATTATGTGAATGTGCAAGTTTATCCACTTACCGAgagtactttaatatttttaagagtagTGAGGTTTTATTAAGTATATGTTGCCACTCATGTCAGTTCATTTGAAGACTTCAATCATGCTTAAATATGCTTAATTAAATGTGCTCTGTTTGTTCACGGAAACTTAcatgattttgttttcttttttcctttttagaaaaATGGAAGCCAAGCAAGTGCACACTTGATGAAGTGTTCAAGGGCTGTGTGTTGTTTTTGGAGGCTGCTATGGTTGAACCAAAGTCCCAAGTGGGAGGTTGTGTCGTTATATTTGACATGGACAGCCTTTCACTCCAACAAGTGTGGCAGTTCACTCCACCATTTGCGAAACGAATTGTTGATTGGCTTCAGGTTGGTCTCAAAACATTTTCATccaaatatttcatgtgaatatTTTGAGTGAGTAATTTacattgattaattttaattaaattttgatgctaCATACAACTTTCACCATTGTTTTGTTCCATTCTTTGTTGTTTAGACCTGCGGTACACTTTCATTACTAATAAATTGCACATATGACGTACAAACAATGCCATGAGCATGTTCTTGAATTATTATCTTATTAATGGTTGATACTGTTTGTACAAATTTGAGtttatcaatttcaaatttttctttaaatagtaCTGATACTCATTGGAAGTAAGTGACAAAAATATCAAATGCCACTATGTTGCATTTTCAGGCATTAAAGATTTAAGTTTGTAACTAACATGGAATTCAAATTAGAGGCTAGATGGAAGTACTTCTTCTCATAGAGCATACAAATAAATCAGGCCTCTGACATTGACGTATATTACATAATTATGTTTACTTTCTTTCATATCCTGTTTTTAAGGACttgttttatttgtaattgtCTAATGAAGTCTCCTTTTTCAATTGCAGGATAGCATACCTATTCGAGTGAAAGGAATTCACATTGTAAACCAGCCAGGGATATTTAACATTGTGTTTCAACTTTTCAAGCCATTCTTGAGGGAGAAGCTGAAGAACAGAGTAAGACATTTATATTTTGAGTCTCTTGACCTTATTTCTTCAATAACTTGTCAATTGCTTTTGGAGATTTTGAATGAAGTTACTACATTTAGACTTGTATCATCTGTCTCCATGCAgatgaatttagttttttttttggaatgattCTCTTTACTCCTTAAAGTATACCTCTTGCTAGgttatttttccctgaaaaagTCTTATGgacaggggtggattcagcatcaagtTTGGGGGTGGtcagtggcggatgcaggatagggacaagggaggggctAATTAGGgtgtaacctcccagcagtagtgggggtctgaacaaaattaccattctacctAGTGTATATTAAAAAAGCCCCTCTCTGGAGATGACAGATTTACAAAAAGTAcataaaataggccctaagtttagagtaatgtgatttgtatttcaattcgttaaagtaggttaATATGTTGGAAAAtataactacagtaaaacctctttacatcgtaatggaggggaccaaaatttgggcaatttgatgcatggaggttcactatagagaggttttagtgataggcaccattttttcatatctttggaaatgaaaggcactactgtcttttaaaccattatatttatgtgtttaaacaaacatgcatgcatcagtgaaaatatatttgttatttactaattacagaaagcgagtgctatcgcatgatttttattatgattCGGGAGAAAATTATGtcatctctctcaattcaacagtcacttaaaatgattaggatagttggatacattttttctcattttctgttaggtatactctcatatcgaacaaaatggccacaactaatgattaacgtgaaaattacagcatattaaaggtatataagaaaaaaaaagagtgaaacattcatTGCGGATAATGTCATTCGATGtaggtaatcacggctgcattaatggtctcttgttgtctcgatacaatttgcggaggtagttagaccgtctcgggggtatctccttggtatgataagtggaggtgttacgatataaagaggttcactacatagaggtttgcctataaatttacatgtaaatcagacgggaccgtaggggtggtatgatgtatggaggtttatgatgtaaagaggttcactacatagaggttttactgtatgtacataaatacttttgtacaaaggtttcccaaaaaattgccatttttatctTGTGTGTATTTTGATCCAATAGTGGAGGTGtaataatgaacattttaaagcataaaattacatttatattcttacaacagatgaaattgaaaattattagacatttaaggatataaaaacaaataaaagtttagataaaatttgggggacGGTCAACACCACTGTGGACGGTTTCCCCCTTTGTGGTTACTGCAGGTTCTGTAGTCAGTACAGAAGTTTGAAAACTGGCACTATGGGACTATGTGattgaaaaatcgaaaattgagtttttaataattaaagagCAAGGAAACTGGATCAAGCACTAATCTTTGATTTTCAACTTGgatcgatttttcaacttcgatcttgaccatttcgtttgatctcagcagcatcACCAATGTTGTGTTAGCGTGATGTTAGCATCATCCATCCCGAGTGAAAGACTTATCTAAAGGGTGGTAAAGTTGGATTTTCACGCCCTCGATCATCGCGAAAGCATCGCAATGGGTTGATCTTTCTAAAAACTTAAGGTGAAGtagaatggttccaagcggtaatcccaaaactttaatgtgcgtatatttgtaattttttctacaaatatttcaatggtgTATTCTGattagattttttgtttttttttttctactaCTCAAATGAGTATTTTGAGAGTttatcgaatgaataataaactgactgacatttttccatcactgtaTGAGACacgggtgtacccaggatcataactaaggggggggggtcaagccatggtctagggggcggcaagccaagttgtgacgtttcagtatggaaaaggtgaataaagccaacattttaagaaaattatatcagcgctttaatagtttatgagattatttccttgaaaaaaaaaattgttttattttagttacatatcttatactaatacatatcatttttcgtgggtttaaagaaaatttgttgaatactttcgttttgtttcagtcctgattttgcttaaagaattttgcgatttttgcttcaaggggggcagctgcccgaCACTGGGTATGCACATTGTATGAGACCAAATCTGTACGACAACCCTAGACTTTTGAGAAGATTTTACTGGGTTAAAAAGTCATGTCATTTGCAGGAATATATGCTGTATGTTTTCAATGCAACCTATAGTTATCTTCATTAAAGTAAAtactatttaataataattttttgcatattttatcatttcagatTATTTTCCATGGCTCAGACCGTGACTCCCTCCACCAGCATATTGATCCCAAATACCTCCTGGACTGCTACGGTGGCACATTAGAAGTTCCAAGAATTACTGGTCCAGAATGGTTGGAACTCCTGCTGAAATGTGATAAGGAGTATGATGGTAAGGCTGGTTTTAGCAATGTTGTTAGGATGAATATGAGGGGGGAACCTAAAAATATCCggacacaattttttaaaaaattttaaatttaattttttatgctacaAATGCTAGTCACCTttgaagtactctccatttacactgatacattggataaaattttttttccactgTGTGAAACAACTTTGGACTCATTGTTTTCGATGCCTTGAAGGACTGCCTTCGATTCCGTTTTTACCTCCGTaatgtgatgaaaacatttccctttcatcgcCATTTTCATCCGGAGGAACAAAAGGAAATCACAAAGTAAGACATCTAGCGAGTAGGTTTGGTGAGAACGCAgtgtcatgcaattgtttatcaaAAACTCAAGTTGCAGTAAACAGCAACACGTGCCGCATTTTCATCAGGAGTC
Encoded here:
- the LOC124167932 gene encoding alpha-tocopherol transfer protein-like, which encodes MQGTKMLSGMTEPPSITLGDFVLRFELEDLDDVYAERARKELRETPDRVKESLVELRDLLKEEKDLYIPIENDYFLIRFLRPCKFYPESACDLIKRYYAFKIKHEKIYKNLKPSTEKNIFENNILTVLPNRDQMGRRILVLELGKKWKPSKCTLDEVFKGCVLFLEAAMVEPKSQVGGCVVIFDMDSLSLQQVWQFTPPFAKRIVDWLQDSIPIRVKGIHIVNQPGIFNIVFQLFKPFLREKLKNRIIFHGSDRDSLHQHIDPKYLLDCYGGTLEVPRITGPEWLELLLKCDKEYDAINSYGYNKNK